A region of Massilia sp. WG5 DNA encodes the following proteins:
- a CDS encoding type I secretion C-terminal target domain-containing protein: MTTLGTMSGSAADLADTTAPVLVAFPEYGQPADGDLVFTFSEDIQAGGGLLTLTDQEHGQVVFSASATDPGIRIAGNTLTLHLAQPLSYATTYNVKLETGVVKDLAGNPFTANASPYYFQSGLSPVALDLHGTDGADTLHGSDLADTLSGGAGNDVLYGHGGNDLLNGGDEPASFEANDVLDGGAGNDTLNGGSGIDRLLGGDGDDQLFGGLHDDSLGGGAGNDFLDGGAGNDWLADFSGTNLLLGGDGNDTLQSTDFFDDISAGSGTLDGGAGNDWLYGTNDANYIGGTGDDTIDLQIRSSGAPDSSVSGGAGNDRITLLYRAGTTGHVHIAGGDGADTYVLLRHVGWPDTDTPIDVSDFQPGAGGDLIDLTYLLGESYRGNPFGNGDLRLLAGDGEALLQSRISSADGAYLTVLHLAGLTPGQLTSANFVGAFDPAGSSIGMMLTGTGLADNLSGMLGDDTISGLGGDDTLSGGAGNDLLDGGDGQDQLWGGDGNDSLAGGKGDDRLFDSAGNNLLDGGDGNDTLTVSSSGNNLLRGGAGNDVLQGGAGNDTLDGGIGNDLITVVDGGRGQPVHIVQVLGGDGNDLLVFQHGSDEVRASGGAGADTFRLQNAPDGHAKDLTISDFSAAGGDRLDLQALLPASLSGNPFGALGYLKAEQAGADTRIYYDPDGAAGNAASPTLLVTLGGVSLASLPATAIIGGYDPSGTSKGLVLTGGAGDDTLSGNGLDDTISGGSGGADLLRGGPGDDWLDGGDEQTFYGDTLWGGLGNDMLKGGAGRDYLSGEEGNDTLDGGAGDDTLSGGAGNDVLDGGDGNDFLLDSEGSNILRGGAGNDSINASQFANPYVRTSTTVDGGAGDDLISVGLGDSTVTGGIGNDNITAELGYDGAYKFDLDGGAGNDTITLRLHGLSTDNIVLASGGAGVDTFRFERVYAAPAGVLTIRDFQAGPGGDILDVLSMMKNLPETNPFGPDTRLRLVQSGSDTLLDLDDDGPAGAGGFVTIAVLKGVSAKDLTLDNFPLGIRPDGSSTGFHLIGTDYRDTLTGGMLDDTIEGGAGDDYIHSGLGHNILEGNAGNDILIGESGHDTLSGGDGYDNLNAQAGANLLLGGAGNDVLAAGIGQNTLDGGDGDDVLDADGESTLIGGLGNDRLYHTGKGMLDGGDGDDMIAAGTAAERYTGIPSDGLLRIDGGAGSDFIQVALDPDADTLVTIRGGSGSDTFAVNQASPKLAITVADFEVGKGGDLVDLRGIVPDERGTPFGPGGRVQLVQHGADTVVQVDRDGAGAEGFIDVLVLKNVDSAMLKPDNFWNGFNPDGSHTGLALIGSGAADTLRGGYLDDTLTGGGGNDWLSGSFGNDIIDGGDGDDTIAGERETDISAADVAGNDRLLGGAGNDTLYSWSGNDTLDGGTGNDRLLIWSGPLLPGASPGASTIHASGGDGDDRFEVVLQLESQATVELSGGAGQDLFYLDAHQLKGSITISDFQAGPGGDMLDLLASGDWSGITPYSGGYYQVEQRGADAVFRYDADGPLGAGGFRDLVILKNVDRKDLTTDNTGGWPSDGSTAGLHLDGTPLPDRLNGSALDDTISGGDGNDSLFGGAGNDTLVGGNGDDLLDAGWGGGLLQGGSGNDHLIAANGGTMVLEGGDGDDLLELTGNTYPEKITATLRGDAGNDTIAVHLVLGQGSQITAYGGSGRDVFHVLTPYTVADFQAGAGGDLIELAERLDPAAPGSNPFATGYMRLIQSGSDTLLQYDLDGGGFGTYYQTALTLKNVQASTLTADNFVEHVNPLFTPPPVVTPPPVVVPPPPVVVTPPPPPATPGLIRTGGAGDDILHGGAGNDTLIGGDGRDTATYGGKLGDYKITRDAGGWHVADQRSSAGNDGNDTLQGVERIAFADQAVALDIDGVAAQAYRIYRAAFDRTPDLAGLGYWIDRLDHDASLRDIAAGFAGSKEFADLYGSAPGNADIVLRLYHNILHREPDAGGYAYWVGILDNKQATLPYVLAFFSDSPENQDGVAALIGNGIVYTPYGG, encoded by the coding sequence ATGACCACGCTCGGAACGATGTCGGGCAGTGCGGCGGACCTGGCGGATACCACCGCACCGGTCCTTGTCGCTTTCCCAGAATACGGCCAGCCGGCCGATGGTGACCTCGTCTTTACCTTCAGCGAAGACATCCAGGCCGGCGGCGGATTGCTGACGCTCACCGATCAGGAGCACGGCCAGGTCGTGTTCAGCGCCAGCGCCACCGATCCAGGCATCCGCATCGCCGGCAACACGCTGACCCTGCACCTGGCGCAGCCGCTGAGCTATGCGACGACTTACAACGTGAAACTGGAGACGGGCGTGGTCAAGGACCTGGCCGGCAATCCCTTCACCGCGAATGCGTCGCCCTACTATTTCCAGTCCGGCCTCAGCCCCGTGGCCCTCGACCTGCACGGGACCGACGGTGCCGACACCCTGCACGGCAGCGACCTGGCCGATACGCTGTCGGGCGGCGCCGGCAACGATGTCCTCTACGGCCATGGCGGCAACGACCTGCTGAACGGCGGCGATGAGCCGGCGTCGTTCGAAGCGAACGATGTCCTCGATGGAGGCGCCGGCAACGACACGCTGAACGGCGGCAGCGGCATCGACAGGCTGCTGGGTGGCGACGGCGACGACCAGCTCTTCGGCGGCCTGCATGACGACAGCCTCGGCGGCGGCGCGGGCAACGACTTCCTCGACGGCGGCGCCGGCAATGACTGGCTGGCCGATTTCTCCGGCACCAACCTCCTGCTCGGCGGCGACGGCAACGATACGCTGCAGTCCACCGATTTCTTCGACGATATCTCGGCAGGCAGCGGCACCCTGGACGGCGGCGCCGGCAATGACTGGCTGTACGGCACCAACGACGCCAACTACATCGGCGGCACGGGCGACGACACCATCGACCTCCAGATCCGCTCCTCCGGCGCGCCTGACTCGAGCGTCAGCGGCGGCGCAGGAAACGACCGCATCACCCTGCTCTACCGCGCGGGTACGACCGGCCACGTGCACATCGCCGGCGGCGACGGCGCCGACACCTACGTGCTTCTCCGGCATGTCGGCTGGCCCGATACGGACACCCCGATCGACGTGAGCGATTTCCAGCCCGGCGCCGGCGGCGACCTGATCGACCTGACGTACCTGCTGGGCGAGTCCTACCGCGGCAACCCCTTCGGCAACGGCGACCTGCGCCTGCTTGCCGGCGATGGCGAAGCGCTGCTGCAGTCGCGCATCTCGTCCGCCGACGGCGCTTACCTGACCGTCCTGCACCTCGCGGGACTGACGCCGGGGCAGCTCACCAGCGCCAACTTCGTCGGCGCCTTCGACCCCGCAGGGTCGTCGATCGGCATGATGCTCACCGGCACCGGCCTGGCCGACAATCTGAGCGGCATGCTGGGCGACGACACCATCAGCGGCCTGGGCGGCGACGATACACTGTCAGGCGGCGCCGGCAATGACCTGCTCGACGGCGGCGACGGCCAGGACCAGCTGTGGGGCGGCGACGGCAACGACAGCCTGGCCGGCGGCAAGGGCGACGACCGGCTATTCGATAGTGCCGGCAATAACCTGCTGGATGGCGGGGACGGCAACGATACGCTTACCGTCTCTTCCTCCGGCAACAACCTGCTGCGCGGCGGTGCCGGCAACGATGTCCTGCAGGGCGGGGCTGGCAACGACACCCTCGACGGCGGCATCGGCAACGACCTGATCACGGTCGTGGACGGCGGCCGCGGCCAGCCCGTGCACATCGTGCAGGTGCTCGGCGGCGACGGCAACGACCTGCTGGTGTTCCAGCACGGCTCGGACGAGGTCAGGGCCAGCGGCGGCGCCGGCGCCGATACCTTCCGGCTGCAGAACGCTCCGGACGGCCACGCCAAGGACCTCACGATCAGCGATTTCTCCGCCGCCGGCGGCGACCGCCTCGACCTGCAGGCCCTGTTGCCAGCCAGCCTGAGCGGCAATCCCTTCGGCGCCCTCGGCTACCTGAAGGCCGAGCAGGCCGGCGCCGACACCCGCATCTACTATGACCCCGACGGCGCCGCCGGCAATGCCGCCAGTCCGACTTTGCTGGTCACGCTCGGCGGCGTCAGCCTCGCGTCCCTGCCGGCCACCGCCATCATCGGCGGCTACGACCCTTCCGGCACCAGCAAGGGCCTGGTGCTGACCGGCGGGGCCGGCGACGACACCCTGAGCGGCAACGGCCTCGACGACACCATCAGCGGCGGCAGCGGCGGCGCCGACCTGCTGCGCGGCGGCCCGGGCGACGACTGGCTGGACGGCGGCGACGAGCAGACCTTCTACGGCGACACCCTGTGGGGCGGCCTCGGCAACGACATGCTGAAAGGCGGCGCCGGCAGGGACTACCTGAGCGGCGAAGAAGGAAACGACACGCTCGACGGCGGCGCCGGCGACGACACCCTGTCCGGCGGCGCCGGCAACGATGTCCTCGACGGCGGCGACGGCAACGATTTCCTCCTCGACAGCGAAGGCAGCAATATCCTGCGCGGCGGCGCCGGCAACGACAGCATCAATGCCAGCCAGTTCGCGAACCCGTATGTCAGGACCAGCACGACGGTCGACGGCGGTGCGGGCGACGACCTGATCAGCGTCGGCCTCGGCGACAGCACCGTGACCGGCGGTATCGGCAACGACAATATCACCGCCGAACTGGGTTACGACGGCGCCTACAAATTCGACCTCGACGGCGGCGCCGGCAACGATACGATCACGCTGCGCCTGCACGGCCTCAGCACCGACAACATCGTCCTCGCCAGCGGCGGCGCGGGCGTGGATACCTTCCGTTTCGAGCGCGTCTACGCGGCGCCGGCCGGTGTGCTGACGATCCGCGATTTCCAGGCGGGACCGGGCGGCGACATCCTCGACGTGCTGTCGATGATGAAGAACCTCCCCGAAACCAACCCCTTCGGCCCGGACACCCGGCTGCGCCTGGTCCAGAGCGGCAGCGACACCCTGCTCGACCTGGACGACGACGGACCGGCCGGCGCGGGCGGCTTCGTGACGATCGCCGTGCTGAAGGGCGTATCGGCAAAAGACCTGACGCTCGATAACTTCCCGCTCGGCATCCGGCCGGATGGCTCGTCCACCGGCTTCCATTTGATCGGCACCGACTACCGGGACACGCTCACCGGCGGCATGCTCGACGACACCATCGAAGGCGGCGCCGGCGACGACTACATCCACAGCGGCCTCGGCCATAACATCCTCGAAGGCAATGCCGGCAACGACATCCTCATCGGAGAAAGCGGCCACGACACCCTGTCCGGCGGCGACGGCTACGACAACCTGAATGCACAAGCGGGCGCCAACCTCCTCCTCGGCGGCGCCGGCAACGATGTCCTGGCCGCCGGCATCGGCCAGAATACGCTGGACGGCGGCGACGGCGACGACGTCCTGGATGCCGATGGCGAATCGACCCTGATCGGCGGACTCGGCAACGACAGGCTGTATCACACCGGGAAAGGCATGCTGGACGGTGGCGACGGCGACGACATGATCGCCGCCGGCACCGCCGCCGAACGCTATACCGGCATTCCCTCGGACGGCCTGCTGCGCATCGACGGCGGCGCCGGCAGCGACTTCATCCAGGTGGCGCTCGATCCCGATGCGGACACCCTGGTCACCATCCGCGGCGGCAGCGGCAGCGATACCTTCGCCGTCAACCAGGCCTCGCCGAAGCTGGCCATCACCGTCGCCGATTTCGAGGTCGGCAAAGGCGGCGACCTGGTCGACCTGCGCGGCATCGTGCCCGACGAGCGCGGCACGCCGTTCGGACCCGGGGGCCGGGTACAGCTGGTCCAGCATGGCGCCGACACAGTGGTGCAGGTGGACCGCGACGGCGCCGGCGCCGAGGGCTTCATCGACGTGCTGGTGCTGAAGAACGTCGACAGCGCCATGCTGAAGCCGGACAACTTCTGGAACGGCTTCAATCCCGACGGCTCGCATACGGGTCTGGCGCTGATCGGCAGCGGCGCGGCGGATACCCTGCGCGGCGGCTACCTCGACGATACCTTGACGGGCGGTGGCGGCAACGACTGGCTCAGCGGCAGCTTCGGCAACGACATCATCGATGGCGGCGATGGTGACGACACCATCGCCGGCGAACGCGAGACCGACATCTCCGCCGCCGATGTGGCGGGGAACGACCGCCTGCTGGGCGGCGCCGGCAACGATACGCTGTACAGCTGGAGCGGCAACGACACGCTCGACGGCGGCACCGGCAACGACCGCCTGCTGATCTGGTCCGGGCCGCTGCTGCCGGGCGCGTCCCCCGGCGCAAGCACCATCCACGCGAGCGGTGGCGACGGCGACGATCGCTTCGAAGTCGTCCTGCAGCTTGAATCGCAGGCGACTGTCGAACTCAGCGGCGGCGCCGGACAGGATCTCTTCTATCTCGATGCCCACCAGCTCAAGGGCAGCATCACGATCAGCGACTTCCAGGCCGGCCCCGGCGGCGACATGCTGGACCTGCTGGCCAGCGGGGACTGGTCGGGCATCACGCCCTATTCCGGCGGCTACTACCAGGTCGAGCAGCGCGGCGCCGACGCGGTGTTCCGCTACGATGCCGACGGTCCGCTGGGCGCGGGCGGTTTCCGCGACCTCGTCATCCTGAAGAACGTCGACAGGAAGGACCTGACGACCGACAACACGGGCGGCTGGCCATCGGATGGCTCGACCGCGGGACTGCATCTCGACGGCACACCGCTGCCCGACCGCCTGAACGGCAGCGCCCTGGACGACACGATCAGCGGCGGCGACGGCAACGACAGCCTGTTCGGCGGCGCCGGCAACGATACGCTGGTCGGCGGCAACGGTGACGACCTGCTCGACGCCGGCTGGGGCGGCGGCCTGCTGCAGGGCGGCAGCGGCAACGATCACCTGATCGCCGCGAACGGCGGCACCATGGTGCTCGAAGGCGGCGACGGCGACGATCTGCTGGAACTGACGGGAAACACCTACCCCGAAAAAATCACGGCGACACTGCGCGGCGATGCGGGCAACGACACCATTGCGGTCCACCTGGTGCTCGGCCAGGGCAGCCAGATCACGGCCTATGGCGGCAGCGGACGTGACGTGTTCCATGTCCTGACACCCTATACCGTCGCCGACTTCCAGGCCGGCGCGGGCGGCGACCTGATCGAACTGGCAGAGCGCCTCGACCCGGCGGCCCCAGGCAGCAACCCCTTCGCCACCGGCTACATGCGGCTGATCCAGAGCGGCAGCGACACCCTGCTGCAGTATGACCTGGACGGCGGCGGCTTCGGAACCTACTACCAGACCGCGCTGACGCTGAAAAACGTCCAGGCATCGACGCTCACCGCCGACAACTTCGTCGAACACGTCAACCCCCTGTTCACGCCGCCGCCGGTCGTTACCCCGCCGCCGGTCGTCGTGCCCCCGCCGCCGGTGGTGGTCACCCCGCCGCCGCCCCCCGCCACCCCGGGCTTGATCCGCACCGGCGGCGCCGGCGACGATATCCTGCACGGCGGCGCCGGCAACGACACCCTGATCGGCGGCGACGGCCGCGACACCGCCACCTACGGCGGCAAGCTGGGCGACTACAAGATCACCCGCGACGCCGGCGGCTGGCACGTGGCCGACCAGCGCAGCAGCGCCGGCAACGACGGCAACGACACCCTGCAGGGCGTGGAGAGGATCGCGTTTGCCGACCAGGCGGTCGCGCTCGACATCGACGGCGTCGCTGCCCAGGCCTACCGGATCTACCGCGCCGCCTTCGACCGCACGCCGGACCTGGCCGGTCTCGGCTACTGGATCGACCGGCTCGACCACGACGCTTCGCTGCGCGACATCGCCGCCGGCTTCGCGGGTTCGAAGGAATTCGCCGACCTGTACGGCAGCGCGCCCGGCAATGCCGACATCGTGCTGCGCCTGTACCACAACATCCTGCACCGCGAGCCGGATGCGGGCGGCTACGCCTACTGGGTCGGCATCCTCGACAACAAGCAGGCGACGCTGCCCTACGTGCTGGCCTTCTTCAGCGACAGTCCGGAAAACCAGGACGGCGTGGCCGCGCTGATCGGCAACGGCATCGTGTACACGCCCTACGGAGGATGA
- a CDS encoding DUF4214 domain-containing protein: MATIRSSALSGGGADTVDTTPPSLIIWPRDWQAANHDLVLVFSEAIRAGGGSISVAPENRPALFNGPIDGNPVAEISGNQLILHLANVLAPETRYSFTLDSGALTDLSGNPLNGGRPQAFQFSTALERTPLHLTGTDGDDTLSASSYDTLDGGAGKDLLTVMGVDALLDGGAGNDTLQTHGLGHTVKGGSGDDTIQVSIEWNDPSSAAPLQIDGGDGNDRISFLLNEPATAVLAHGGGGSDTYYLMRSASGVGVTIDDFQAGAGGDLIDLSAFSGYAGPTPFDAQYGSLRVEQRGADTAITGTLNGARPGTFVDLLLLKNVDKTTLTPDNFWNGFNPDGSLTGYRLAAPDGGGRLDGGWLDDSLTGGHGNDVLYGNPGNDVLDGGAGDDILFDSAVNQGGWAALRDNDKLSGGDGNDELHSLSGSDTLDGGNGDDTLWISDVPGTATRDYKTVEANGGAGHDTIIANLSFAQNMVLHLSGGAGSDVFTITGYPFALGDSVIITDFEGGAGGDVLDIFGMHWEGVTPFSGGYYQVIQRGADTVFQYDRDGAAGTYAFRDLLVLQNFKIGKLTPENTQGWNIDGNSKGQLIEGSAGADTLTGGILSDTIHGGGGNDVLSGDAGDDVIEGGDGDDWLIDGSGNDLLDGGPGNDKLVAIEGNDTLLGGAGNDHLAAASGHTVLEGGDGDDLLEVLPGGSDFDLVLDGGAGNDTFRVGNWTSEKQLVTAIGGAGHDVFEANAYPYIVADFQTGAGGDLIDLAQVLARLDKSDTPFASGQLKLLQNGEYTVLQATMSASDAYFSNLLYLKGVHVADLKAENFVQHVDLPSAPATPPTDPTPPPVVVTPPPPPPPPPVVTPPVVVTPPPLPATPGVIRTGGAGDDILHGGAGNDTLIGGDGRDTATYGGKLGDYKISHDAGGWHVADQRSRSGSSGNDGNDTLQGVERIAFADQAVALDIDGVAAQAYRIYRAAFDRTPDLAGLGYWIDRLDHDASLRDIAAGFAGSKEFADLYGSAPGNADIVLRLYHNILHREPDAGGYAYWVGILDNKQATLPYVLAFFSDSPENQDGVAALIGNGIVYTPYAPYAPA, from the coding sequence ATGGCCACCATCCGAAGCAGCGCGCTGTCCGGCGGCGGCGCCGATACCGTCGATACGACCCCACCCTCCCTGATCATCTGGCCCAGGGATTGGCAAGCCGCCAATCACGACCTGGTGCTGGTCTTCAGCGAAGCGATCCGCGCGGGTGGCGGCAGCATCTCGGTGGCCCCGGAGAACAGGCCGGCGCTGTTCAATGGCCCCATCGACGGCAACCCAGTGGCCGAGATTTCGGGCAACCAGCTCATCCTGCACCTTGCCAATGTGCTCGCCCCCGAGACCCGGTACAGCTTCACCCTGGACAGCGGCGCGCTGACCGACCTGTCCGGGAACCCGCTCAATGGCGGTAGGCCGCAAGCCTTCCAGTTCTCTACGGCGCTCGAGCGGACACCCCTTCACCTGACCGGCACGGACGGCGACGACACGCTGTCGGCAAGCAGCTACGATACGCTGGACGGCGGCGCCGGCAAGGACCTGCTGACGGTGATGGGCGTCGACGCCCTGCTCGATGGCGGCGCCGGCAACGATACCCTGCAGACGCATGGCCTCGGGCATACCGTCAAGGGCGGCAGCGGCGACGACACGATCCAGGTGTCGATCGAGTGGAACGACCCGTCTTCCGCCGCGCCCCTGCAAATCGACGGCGGCGACGGCAACGACAGGATCTCCTTCCTGCTCAACGAGCCCGCGACCGCCGTGCTCGCCCACGGCGGCGGCGGCAGCGATACCTATTACCTGATGCGCTCGGCTTCCGGCGTCGGCGTGACGATCGACGATTTCCAGGCGGGTGCGGGCGGCGACCTGATCGACCTGTCGGCCTTTTCCGGCTATGCCGGGCCGACGCCCTTCGATGCCCAGTATGGCAGCCTGCGGGTCGAGCAGCGCGGCGCCGACACGGCAATCACGGGTACCCTGAATGGCGCCAGGCCCGGGACCTTCGTCGACCTGCTCCTCCTGAAAAACGTCGACAAAACGACGCTCACGCCGGACAACTTCTGGAACGGCTTCAATCCCGACGGCAGCCTGACCGGCTACCGGCTGGCCGCCCCCGACGGCGGCGGGCGGCTCGACGGCGGCTGGCTCGACGACAGCTTGACCGGCGGCCACGGCAACGACGTCCTGTACGGCAATCCCGGCAACGATGTCCTCGATGGCGGCGCCGGCGACGACATCCTGTTCGACAGTGCCGTCAACCAGGGAGGATGGGCGGCGCTCAGGGACAACGACAAGCTGTCCGGCGGCGACGGCAACGACGAGCTGCACAGCCTGTCCGGCAGCGACACCCTGGACGGCGGAAACGGCGACGACACCCTGTGGATCAGCGACGTCCCCGGCACCGCCACGCGCGACTACAAGACCGTGGAGGCGAATGGCGGCGCGGGCCACGACACCATCATCGCCAACCTTTCATTCGCACAAAACATGGTGCTGCACCTGTCCGGCGGCGCAGGGAGCGATGTCTTCACCATCACCGGTTACCCCTTCGCACTGGGCGACTCGGTCATCATCACCGATTTCGAAGGGGGCGCCGGTGGCGACGTCCTGGATATCTTCGGCATGCACTGGGAAGGCGTCACGCCCTTTTCCGGCGGCTACTACCAGGTCATCCAGCGCGGCGCCGACACGGTCTTCCAGTACGACCGCGACGGGGCGGCGGGAACCTATGCCTTCCGCGATCTGCTCGTCCTGCAGAACTTCAAGATCGGCAAGCTGACGCCGGAAAACACCCAGGGCTGGAATATCGACGGCAATAGCAAGGGGCAGCTCATCGAGGGAAGCGCCGGCGCCGACACGCTAACGGGCGGCATCCTGTCGGACACCATCCACGGCGGCGGCGGCAACGACGTGCTGTCCGGCGACGCCGGCGACGACGTGATCGAGGGCGGCGACGGCGACGACTGGCTCATCGACGGCAGCGGCAACGACCTGCTCGACGGCGGCCCCGGCAATGACAAGCTGGTCGCCATCGAGGGCAACGACACCCTGCTGGGCGGGGCCGGCAACGACCACCTGGCCGCAGCCAGCGGCCATACCGTCCTCGAGGGCGGCGACGGCGACGACCTGCTCGAAGTCCTCCCTGGCGGCAGCGACTTCGACCTGGTGCTGGACGGCGGCGCGGGCAACGACACCTTCCGCGTGGGCAACTGGACGTCGGAGAAGCAGCTCGTCACCGCGATCGGCGGCGCGGGACATGACGTGTTCGAAGCAAACGCCTACCCCTATATCGTCGCCGATTTCCAGACCGGCGCCGGCGGCGACCTGATCGACCTGGCCCAGGTGCTGGCGCGCCTCGACAAATCCGACACGCCTTTCGCCAGCGGCCAACTGAAGCTGCTGCAAAACGGCGAGTACACGGTACTGCAGGCGACGATGTCGGCCTCCGACGCCTACTTCAGCAACCTGCTGTACCTGAAGGGCGTGCACGTGGCGGACCTCAAAGCCGAGAACTTCGTCCAGCATGTCGACCTGCCCAGCGCGCCGGCCACACCGCCAACCGATCCGACGCCGCCACCGGTCGTCGTCACGCCGCCACCACCACCGCCGCCGCCGCCGGTCGTTACGCCGCCCGTGGTGGTCACCCCGCCGCCTCTCCCCGCCACCCCGGGCGTGATCCGCACCGGCGGCGCCGGCGACGACATCCTGCACGGCGGCGCCGGCAACGACACCCTGATCGGCGGCGACGGCCGCGATACCGCCACCTACGGCGGCAAGCTGGGCGACTACAAGATCAGCCACGACGCCGGCGGCTGGCACGTGGCCGACCAGCGCAGCAGGAGCGGCAGCAGCGGCAACGACGGCAACGACACCCTGCAGGGCGTGGAGAGGATCGCGTTTGCCGACCAGGCGGTCGCGCTCGACATCGACGGCGTCGCCGCGCAGGCCTACCGGATCTACCGCGCCGCCTTCGACCGCACGCCGGACCTGGCCGGCCTCGGCTACTGGATCGACCGGCTCGACCATGACGCTTCGCTGCGCGACATCGCCGCCGGCTTCGCGGGTTCGAAGGAATTCGCCGACCTGTACGGCAGCGCGCCCGGCAATGCCGACATCGTGCTGCGCCTGTACCACAACATCCTGCACCGCGAGCCGGATGCGGGCGGCTACGCCTACTGGGTCGGCATCCTCGACAACAAGCAGGCGACGCTGCCCTACGTGCTGGCCTTCTTCAGCGACAGCCCGGAAAACCAGGACGGCGTGGCCGCGCTGATCGGCAACGGCATCGTGTACACGCCCTACGCGCCCTACGCCCCGGCTTGA
- a CDS encoding catalase, with protein MTILTTASGIPVADNQNSITAGPRGPVLLQDFHLIEKLQHFNRERIPERVVHAKGSGAYGSFTVTHDITRYTTAKLFSEIGKRTETFLRFSTVGGEKGSADTERDPRGFALRFYTEDGNWDLVGNNTPTFFLKDGIKFPDFIHTQKRDPQTNLKSAQNMWDFWSKAPESLHQVTILFSGRGTPDGYRHMDGFGSHTYSLIDDEGRRVWVKWHFKTLQGIKNLSAPEAVRLAGADPDYAQRDLFNAIANGDYPRWSVEIQVMDDEQRAAWEARTGWDAFDLTKVWPQGDFPRIKVGILELNRNPDNYHLDVEQAALSPSNIVPGMGYSPDKMLQARLFAYHDAQLYRVGTNHQHLPVNRPRCPFHNQQRDGAMAIANGGASANYDPVRADTPAAGGFGHGDAGWPLEGAAGRYDTRATDDHYSQAGNLFRLLGEDGRRELIQNIAGSLGQADAVTQDRQIGHFLRADPAYGHGVAEAIYRLSDGGKNSHNLT; from the coding sequence ATGACGATCCTCACCACCGCCTCCGGCATTCCCGTCGCCGACAACCAGAACTCGATCACCGCGGGCCCGCGCGGTCCGGTCCTGCTGCAGGACTTCCACCTGATCGAAAAGCTCCAGCACTTCAACCGCGAGCGCATTCCCGAGCGCGTCGTGCACGCGAAAGGCTCGGGCGCCTACGGCAGCTTCACCGTCACCCACGACATCACGCGGTACACGACAGCGAAGCTGTTCAGCGAAATCGGCAAGCGCACCGAGACCTTCCTGCGCTTCTCGACCGTCGGCGGCGAAAAGGGTTCGGCCGACACCGAGCGCGATCCGCGCGGCTTCGCGCTGCGCTTCTATACCGAGGACGGCAACTGGGACCTGGTCGGCAACAACACCCCGACCTTCTTCCTGAAGGACGGCATCAAGTTCCCCGACTTCATCCACACCCAGAAACGCGATCCGCAGACCAATCTGAAGTCCGCGCAGAACATGTGGGACTTCTGGAGCAAGGCGCCGGAAAGCCTGCATCAGGTGACGATCCTGTTCTCGGGCCGCGGCACCCCGGACGGCTACCGCCACATGGACGGCTTCGGCAGCCATACCTACAGCCTGATCGACGACGAAGGCCGGCGCGTGTGGGTCAAGTGGCACTTCAAGACCCTGCAGGGCATCAAGAACCTGAGTGCGCCCGAGGCCGTGCGCCTGGCCGGCGCCGACCCGGACTATGCCCAGCGCGACCTGTTCAATGCGATCGCCAACGGTGACTATCCGCGCTGGAGCGTGGAGATCCAGGTGATGGACGACGAACAGCGCGCCGCCTGGGAAGCCCGTACCGGCTGGGACGCGTTCGATTTGACCAAGGTATGGCCGCAGGGCGACTTCCCGCGCATCAAGGTCGGCATCCTGGAACTGAACCGCAACCCGGACAACTACCACCTCGATGTCGAGCAGGCCGCGCTGTCGCCCTCGAACATCGTGCCCGGCATGGGCTACAGCCCGGACAAGATGCTGCAGGCGCGCCTGTTCGCCTACCACGACGCCCAGCTCTACCGGGTCGGCACCAACCACCAGCACCTGCCGGTGAACCGTCCGCGCTGCCCCTTCCACAACCAGCAGCGCGACGGCGCGATGGCGATCGCCAACGGCGGCGCAAGCGCCAACTACGATCCCGTGCGTGCGGATACCCCGGCGGCCGGCGGCTTCGGCCACGGCGACGCCGGCTGGCCGCTCGAAGGCGCGGCCGGCCGCTACGACACCCGCGCCACCGACGACCACTACAGCCAGGCCGGCAACCTGTTCCGCCTGCTCGGCGAGGACGGCCGGCGCGAGCTGATCCAGAACATCGCCGGCTCGCTGGGCCAGGCCGACGCCGTGACCCAGGACCGCCAGATCGGGCACTTCCTGCGCGCCGATCCGGCGTATGGGCATGGGGTGGCGGAGGCGATTTACCGGCTGTCTGACGGCGGCAAAAACTCACACAATCTCACCTAA